The following coding sequences lie in one Sinorhizobium fredii USDA 257 genomic window:
- a CDS encoding FecCD family ABC transporter permease, with product MIGIAPSLSRTSASLLALIVLLVALWLGAAIGETAIPMGVVAKTVANRLWDAGYGLDALDEGIIWNYRVSRAIVAACCGSALAVSGVVLQSLLRNPLADPYILGISAGASTGAVGVAVLGIGAGLLTLPVGAFAGAILAFGLVSLLAMRAGRGHGAIILAGVAGSQLFNALTSLIVTKAANAEQARAIMFWLLGNLSGVRWPDVWLAVPVALVGLIVCLWHARALDAFTFGSESAASLGIPVRRVYVVLIGASAMMTAAMVSIVGSIGFVGLVIPHVSRMIVGVRHGLLLPAAALIGALFMIAADIVSRVIIPGQVLPIGVVTALVGAPAFAVILSQRRTVR from the coding sequence GTGATCGGCATCGCCCCATCCTTGTCGCGGACGAGCGCCAGCCTGCTGGCGCTCATCGTGCTGCTGGTCGCGCTCTGGCTGGGCGCGGCGATCGGCGAGACGGCCATTCCCATGGGCGTCGTCGCCAAGACTGTCGCCAACCGATTGTGGGATGCCGGATACGGCCTCGATGCGCTCGACGAGGGGATCATCTGGAACTACCGGGTGAGCCGCGCCATCGTGGCCGCCTGCTGCGGTTCGGCGCTGGCGGTCTCCGGCGTCGTGCTGCAGTCGCTGCTGCGCAATCCGCTGGCCGACCCCTACATTCTCGGTATCTCGGCGGGTGCATCGACCGGTGCGGTCGGCGTCGCCGTTCTCGGCATCGGCGCCGGCCTGCTGACGCTGCCGGTCGGAGCGTTCGCAGGAGCCATTCTCGCCTTCGGGCTCGTCAGCCTTCTGGCGATGCGTGCCGGCAGGGGCCATGGCGCGATCATTCTGGCGGGCGTCGCCGGCTCGCAGCTCTTCAACGCGCTCACGTCGCTCATCGTTACCAAGGCCGCCAATGCGGAACAGGCGCGCGCAATCATGTTCTGGCTGCTCGGCAATCTTTCCGGCGTGCGCTGGCCGGATGTCTGGCTCGCCGTTCCTGTCGCGCTGGTCGGCCTCATTGTCTGCCTGTGGCACGCGCGGGCGCTCGACGCCTTCACCTTCGGATCCGAGTCCGCCGCCTCGCTCGGCATCCCGGTGCGCCGGGTCTATGTCGTCCTGATTGGCGCATCGGCGATGATGACGGCGGCCATGGTCAGCATCGTCGGGTCGATCGGTTTCGTCGGCCTCGTCATCCCGCACGTGTCCCGGATGATCGTCGGCGTCCGGCACGGATTGCTGCTTCCCGCCGCCGCCTTGATCGGGGCGTTGTTCATGATCGCCGCCGACATCGTGTCGCGCGTCATCATTCCGGGGCAGGTGCTGCCGATCGGCGTCGTCACGGCGCTCGTCGGCGCACCGGCCTTTGCCGTCATCCTCAGCCAGCGCAGGACAGTTCGATGA
- a CDS encoding class I SAM-dependent methyltransferase, with protein sequence MQQTQSRSVDAAKLDAFVARAIGDLSAGYGGVMVSLGHRLGLYKALAEAGPLTSRELASRAGCAERYVREWLGSQLAGGYVGYHAISDTYELAPEQALVLAEEDSPFFIPNAWAVPASMWLDEEKAVEAFRSGKGIAWGDHDGKLFCGVAAFYRNAYKASLVSEWLPALDGVVEKLRSGARVADVGCGHGHSTVLMAEAFPASEFRGFDNHLESVAEAWKIAALAGVADRASFATARADGYSATGYDLICFFDCLHDMGDPVAAAAHAARAIAPGGTVMLVEPFANDRVEDNVSPVARIYYAASTTICCAHAISDGGRLVLGAQAGEARLEDVFRKAGFSRFRRALQTPFNLILEARL encoded by the coding sequence ATGCAACAGACTCAAAGCAGGAGCGTCGACGCCGCGAAACTCGACGCGTTCGTGGCGCGCGCGATCGGCGACCTGTCGGCCGGATATGGCGGCGTGATGGTGAGCCTCGGCCACCGGCTCGGCCTCTACAAGGCCTTGGCGGAAGCGGGCCCGCTGACATCGCGGGAGCTGGCGAGCCGCGCGGGCTGCGCCGAACGCTATGTGCGCGAGTGGCTGGGCTCGCAGCTTGCCGGCGGCTATGTCGGCTATCATGCGATCAGCGACACCTATGAGCTCGCGCCGGAACAGGCCCTCGTCCTGGCCGAGGAGGACAGTCCTTTCTTCATCCCCAACGCCTGGGCCGTTCCGGCGTCGATGTGGTTGGACGAGGAGAAGGCGGTGGAGGCGTTCCGCAGCGGCAAAGGCATTGCCTGGGGCGACCACGACGGAAAGCTCTTCTGTGGCGTCGCGGCCTTCTACCGGAATGCCTATAAGGCAAGCCTGGTTTCCGAATGGCTGCCGGCCCTCGACGGCGTCGTCGAGAAGCTTCGCTCCGGCGCGCGTGTAGCGGATGTTGGCTGCGGTCACGGCCACTCGACCGTGCTCATGGCCGAGGCCTTCCCGGCCTCCGAGTTCCGCGGCTTCGACAATCACCTGGAATCCGTGGCGGAGGCATGGAAGATCGCCGCACTGGCGGGCGTTGCCGACAGGGCAAGCTTTGCGACCGCCCGGGCCGACGGTTATTCGGCTACGGGCTACGACCTCATCTGTTTCTTCGACTGCCTGCACGACATGGGCGATCCGGTCGCCGCGGCCGCACATGCTGCAAGAGCCATCGCACCGGGCGGCACGGTGATGCTGGTCGAGCCCTTCGCCAATGACCGGGTCGAGGACAATGTCTCGCCGGTGGCGCGGATCTATTATGCGGCCTCGACGACGATCTGCTGCGCCCATGCGATCTCCGACGGCGGCCGTCTGGTGCTCGGCGCCCAAGCCGGCGAAGCTCGCCTTGAGGACGTCTTCCGCAAGGCCGGCTTCAGCCGTTTCCGCCGCGCGCTGCAAACGCCGTTCAACCTGATCCTGGAGGCGCGGCTCTAG
- a CDS encoding ABC transporter ATP-binding protein: protein MNLSACNVSWSMGGVSILRDVSLDVVAGEFLGIVGPNGSGKTSLMSLLAGLRRPRSGRVLLDGQGVDTLGRKEIAKRIALVEQQAETGERISARQAVELGRTPHLGPLTPWSTRDDEIVDEAIRNVGMAQLAARTWHTLSGGERQRLHIARALAQQPQMLLLDEPTNHLDVGHQIGLLHLVRQQKLTAVAALHDLNHAAMFCDRIALMSGGRVTALGRPHEVLTQERIRTVFGVDVDVEYQGDGRYHIRYRAPGSPPAEKPMLKRIS from the coding sequence ATGAACCTCTCCGCTTGCAATGTCTCGTGGTCGATGGGTGGAGTTTCCATCCTCCGGGATGTCTCGCTCGACGTCGTCGCGGGCGAGTTTCTCGGCATCGTCGGGCCGAACGGCTCCGGCAAGACCAGCCTGATGTCGCTGCTTGCCGGCCTCCGGCGGCCGCGGTCCGGCCGGGTGCTGCTGGACGGACAGGGCGTCGACACGCTGGGACGGAAGGAAATTGCCAAGCGCATTGCGCTGGTCGAGCAGCAGGCCGAAACGGGCGAGCGCATTTCTGCGCGCCAGGCGGTGGAACTCGGCCGCACGCCGCATCTCGGCCCTCTCACACCGTGGTCGACGAGGGATGACGAGATCGTCGACGAGGCGATCCGCAATGTCGGCATGGCGCAGCTTGCGGCGCGGACGTGGCACACGCTGTCGGGCGGGGAGCGGCAGCGCCTGCACATCGCCCGCGCCCTGGCACAACAGCCGCAGATGCTCCTTCTCGACGAGCCGACGAACCACCTCGATGTCGGCCATCAGATCGGTCTCCTGCATCTCGTGCGCCAGCAGAAGCTGACGGCGGTTGCCGCACTTCACGATCTCAACCATGCCGCCATGTTCTGCGACCGCATCGCGTTGATGAGCGGCGGTCGCGTCACTGCATTGGGACGGCCGCACGAAGTTCTCACCCAAGAGCGAATCCGCACCGTCTTCGGCGTCGACGTTGATGTCGAGTACCAGGGCGACGGCCGCTATCATATCCGTTACCGCGCCCCCGGTTCCCCGCCTGCCGAAAAGCCGATGCTGAAGAGGATTTCATGA
- a CDS encoding ABC transporter substrate-binding protein yields the protein MEAQAAETSYPLTLTNCGRPVIFQKAPERAVSIGQSSTEILYLLGLQDRMVGTAVWIGPVIKGYEDANANVERLADNDPSFEGVVAKKPDVVTAQFQWHVGPEGIVAKPEQFEELGISVYTSPADCVGKDNSGGGDGVRHTVFTMDLIYQEITELAQIFNVQERGEKLVAELRAREDAAKKKIASANGKLSAVFWFSSAELDIDPYVAGKNGAPGYIMQALGIDNVIDSEEEWPTVGWETIAKSGPTLVVAGKMERRRFPADDVVVKHKFLESDPVTSLMPAVKEGHVVEMDAQAMNPTIRTIEGIEVLADAVEKSGLNK from the coding sequence ATGGAGGCCCAGGCCGCCGAAACCAGCTATCCGCTGACGCTCACCAATTGCGGCCGTCCGGTCATCTTCCAGAAGGCGCCCGAACGCGCCGTCTCGATCGGCCAAAGCAGCACGGAGATCCTGTACCTGCTCGGCCTTCAGGATCGGATGGTGGGTACCGCCGTCTGGATCGGTCCGGTCATCAAGGGTTATGAGGACGCGAATGCAAACGTCGAGCGGCTGGCCGACAACGACCCGAGTTTCGAAGGCGTCGTCGCCAAGAAGCCGGATGTCGTGACGGCGCAGTTCCAGTGGCATGTCGGGCCCGAAGGCATCGTCGCCAAGCCCGAGCAGTTCGAGGAACTCGGCATTTCGGTCTACACGTCGCCAGCCGATTGCGTCGGCAAGGACAATAGCGGCGGCGGCGATGGCGTTCGCCACACGGTCTTCACGATGGACCTCATCTATCAGGAAATCACCGAACTCGCCCAGATCTTCAACGTCCAGGAGCGCGGCGAGAAGCTGGTCGCCGAGTTGAGGGCGCGTGAGGATGCGGCGAAGAAGAAGATCGCGTCGGCGAACGGCAAGCTCTCCGCGGTGTTCTGGTTCTCGAGCGCCGAGCTCGACATCGATCCCTACGTCGCCGGCAAGAACGGCGCGCCGGGCTATATCATGCAGGCGCTCGGCATCGACAACGTCATTGACAGCGAAGAGGAATGGCCGACCGTCGGCTGGGAAACCATCGCCAAGTCCGGCCCGACGCTCGTCGTCGCGGGAAAGATGGAGCGCCGTCGCTTCCCCGCCGACGACGTCGTCGTCAAGCACAAGTTCCTGGAGTCGGACCCGGTAACCAGCCTGATGCCTGCGGTGAAAGAGGGCCACGTCGTCGAGATGGACGCCCAGGCGATGAACCCGACGATCCGGACCATCGAAGGCATCGAGGTGCTGGCCGATGCCGTCGAGAAATCCGGCCTGAACAAGTGA
- a CDS encoding sugar ABC transporter ATP-binding protein — protein MSKLKLNGVSKAYGATLALRRGDLEVLAGEVHVLMGSNGSGKSTLCKIIAGSVRPDDGRILIDDTPVTITGPRSARAQGIGIFYQELSLAAHRTVEENICLAALPVKAALFVDRTALEERAARYIALFEGVSGEGFSADALVGNLRPDQRQLVEIMKALASEAPLLIFDEPTSALDRAQVERFFEILRDLKRRGRGIIFISHRMDEIKAIGDRVTIIRDGETITTLNLGETDAGTVIRLMVGGAGDMPASQSSAPAAVDAKDGAALTVRDLSGVGFRNVSFEVARGEILGFGGLHGQGQSALLRAIFGAGSIASGEILIGSDRFDAASPRDSIRRGCAYVSGDRGRDGVISGRPIIENVTPIHYLRDRLIIARPSKLSDRVQPALESMHTKFASLFHPINSLSGGNQQKVIIARWLIDRPDVLLLDDPTKGIDLSAKADLFALIRQLAAEGLGIILYSSEDAELLGNANRILVFNGGSVSRELTGADRTRYNLYQAAYEAA, from the coding sequence ATGTCGAAATTGAAACTGAACGGGGTGAGCAAGGCTTACGGCGCGACCTTGGCGCTCCGCCGCGGTGACCTCGAAGTCCTGGCGGGCGAGGTCCACGTGCTGATGGGCTCCAACGGCTCCGGCAAGAGCACGCTCTGCAAGATCATCGCCGGCAGCGTGCGGCCGGACGACGGCAGGATCCTGATCGACGACACGCCGGTGACGATTACCGGGCCGCGTTCGGCCCGCGCCCAGGGCATCGGCATCTTTTATCAGGAGCTCAGCCTCGCCGCCCACCGGACAGTCGAGGAAAACATCTGCCTTGCCGCCCTGCCGGTCAAAGCCGCTCTCTTCGTCGACCGGACGGCACTGGAAGAGCGCGCGGCGCGCTATATCGCGCTGTTCGAGGGCGTATCCGGTGAAGGGTTTTCCGCCGACGCGCTGGTCGGTAATCTCAGGCCCGACCAGCGCCAGCTCGTCGAGATCATGAAGGCGTTGGCCAGCGAGGCGCCGCTTCTCATCTTCGACGAGCCGACTTCGGCGCTCGACCGCGCCCAGGTCGAGCGCTTCTTCGAGATTCTGCGCGATCTGAAGCGGCGCGGCCGCGGCATCATCTTCATTTCGCACCGGATGGACGAGATCAAGGCGATCGGCGACCGCGTTACGATCATCCGCGACGGCGAGACAATCACGACGCTCAATCTCGGCGAGACCGATGCCGGCACGGTTATCCGGCTCATGGTCGGGGGAGCCGGCGACATGCCAGCTTCGCAGTCTTCGGCGCCGGCCGCCGTCGACGCCAAGGACGGGGCGGCGCTGACGGTCCGCGACCTTTCCGGCGTCGGCTTCCGCAATGTCAGCTTCGAGGTTGCGCGCGGCGAAATCCTCGGATTCGGCGGGCTGCACGGCCAAGGACAGTCGGCGCTGCTTAGGGCGATCTTCGGCGCCGGTTCGATCGCGTCGGGCGAAATCCTGATCGGCAGCGATCGGTTCGATGCGGCAAGTCCGCGCGATTCCATTCGGCGCGGCTGCGCCTATGTCTCCGGCGACCGCGGCCGCGACGGCGTCATCAGCGGCCGGCCGATCATCGAGAACGTCACGCCGATCCACTACCTGCGCGACCGGCTGATAATCGCCAGGCCCTCGAAGCTCAGCGACCGGGTCCAGCCGGCGCTCGAAAGCATGCATACGAAATTCGCGAGCCTCTTCCATCCGATCAATTCGCTCTCCGGCGGCAACCAGCAGAAGGTGATCATCGCCCGCTGGCTGATCGACCGCCCGGACGTGCTGCTGCTTGACGACCCGACCAAGGGGATCGACCTCTCGGCGAAGGCCGACCTCTTCGCGCTGATCCGGCAATTGGCGGCGGAGGGTCTCGGCATCATTCTCTATTCTTCGGAAGACGCCGAGCTGCTCGGCAATGCCAACCGCATCCTGGTCTTCAACGGCGGCTCCGTCAGCCGGGAACTCACCGGGGCGGATCGCACCCGCTACAATCTCTATCAAGCCGCGTACGAGGCCGCCTGA
- a CDS encoding pseudoazurin, whose product MISLVRLLLTVLIAISMPALVSAETVEVKMLNRGEKGSMVFEPDFLALRPGDSDKFIATNKSHNAATIDGMVPDGHPGFKCKINEEIVVTFDKPGFYGIKCSPHYAMGMVMLIKVGHVELPQSYRAIEVPARAKPRFERSLLEPKRSSWEIAVAAHTELPRKSPG is encoded by the coding sequence ATGATCAGTCTTGTCAGGCTGCTGTTGACCGTCCTGATTGCCATTTCGATGCCGGCCTTGGTGAGCGCCGAGACGGTCGAGGTCAAGATGCTGAACCGGGGCGAGAAGGGTTCGATGGTTTTCGAACCGGATTTCCTTGCGCTCCGGCCGGGCGACAGCGACAAGTTCATCGCCACCAACAAGAGCCACAACGCCGCGACGATCGACGGAATGGTTCCGGACGGGCATCCGGGATTTAAGTGCAAGATCAACGAGGAGATCGTCGTCACCTTCGATAAGCCCGGCTTCTACGGCATCAAATGCTCGCCGCATTACGCCATGGGTATGGTCATGCTGATCAAGGTCGGGCATGTCGAGCTGCCGCAGAGCTATCGCGCGATCGAGGTTCCCGCCCGAGCCAAACCGCGCTTCGAGCGCTCTTTGCTGGAGCCGAAGCGGAGTAGCTGGGAAATAGCGGTCGCGGCCCATACCGAACTTCCAAGAAAGTCTCCAGGGTAA
- a CDS encoding MBL fold metallo-hydrolase, with protein MTDMTSTLRIFEPRPGVFAYYDGRVEGRRLHGASPNWLDDGAYGLGVASYAIFDAGEALVYDTHISLAHAQAVRRHLEGLGATSIRAVLSHWHNDHVAGNAVFADCEIIALKLTADLLHANREELATRVPPIIPLVMPSRLFETRLDLKIGNRRVELHHFDIHSADGNVLWLPDERILLAGDTLEDTVTYVSEAENTAKHIRELGRLATWPIGRILPNHGDPDRIATGGYEASLIDANRRYLEQLIDAVKQDRAAIAPLKDFIAQDLAAEAVSYFEPYEAVHRKNIAALAAI; from the coding sequence ATGACAGACATGACCTCGACGCTCAGGATCTTTGAACCCCGTCCCGGCGTGTTTGCCTATTACGATGGCCGCGTCGAGGGACGGAGGCTTCATGGCGCCTCGCCGAATTGGCTCGATGACGGTGCCTATGGATTGGGCGTCGCCTCCTATGCCATCTTCGACGCGGGCGAGGCGCTCGTTTACGATACGCATATCTCGCTTGCCCATGCACAGGCCGTCAGGCGACATCTCGAGGGGCTTGGCGCAACCTCCATCCGGGCCGTCCTCAGCCATTGGCACAACGATCATGTCGCAGGCAATGCGGTTTTTGCCGATTGCGAAATCATCGCGCTCAAGCTGACAGCCGATCTGCTTCATGCCAATCGCGAGGAGCTCGCCACGCGCGTCCCGCCCATCATCCCGCTCGTCATGCCCAGCCGGCTCTTCGAGACGAGGCTGGACCTAAAAATCGGAAACCGCCGTGTCGAACTTCACCATTTCGACATCCACAGCGCCGACGGCAATGTCCTCTGGTTGCCGGACGAGAGAATCCTGTTGGCGGGCGATACGCTCGAAGACACGGTCACCTATGTTTCGGAAGCGGAAAACACGGCGAAGCACATTCGCGAATTGGGGCGCCTGGCGACCTGGCCGATCGGTCGCATTCTGCCGAACCACGGCGATCCGGATCGGATTGCGACCGGCGGATATGAAGCGAGCCTCATCGACGCCAACCGGCGTTACCTCGAGCAGTTGATCGATGCGGTCAAACAAGACCGAGCCGCTATCGCACCCCTCAAGGATTTCATCGCGCAGGATCTGGCAGCGGAGGCAGTCTCCTATTTCGAGCCCTATGAAGCGGTGCATCGGAAGAATATCGCGGCCCTGGCGGCGATATGA
- a CDS encoding ABC transporter permease: MAEIATGPTYRRAGGIRRLLERYPFLPALAIVLVLLALNGVFSPNSLSYRSLTGLLSTYMALILLAIAQTYVVYAGDIDLSAGSILSLVNVAIVVLMERWGGGAGAVVLALAIGLLLGLACGLVNGLVVAALRLQAIVATFATSIFFTGLALYILPVAGTPAPTIFWRTYGGRLFGLPLVFYILAGLLVLLAVLGRTRLTTQLLAVGDDQQAAYQTGLPVVAIRIRGYLLCGLFSALAAFCITGDTASGDPLVGGKMTLFSVAAVVLGGSALSGGWGTVVGSLLGALTIGLISSVVFFMGTPSEWQNFVQGLAILIVLMAGVLAGRRARP; the protein is encoded by the coding sequence ATGGCAGAGATTGCAACAGGCCCGACCTACCGGCGCGCCGGCGGCATCCGCAGACTGCTCGAGCGCTACCCCTTCCTGCCGGCGCTCGCCATCGTCCTCGTGCTGCTTGCCTTGAACGGCGTCTTCTCGCCGAACAGCCTCAGCTACCGCTCGTTGACCGGGCTTCTGAGCACCTATATGGCGCTGATCCTGCTTGCTATCGCCCAGACCTATGTCGTCTATGCCGGGGACATCGACCTGTCGGCGGGCTCGATCCTCTCGCTCGTCAATGTCGCGATCGTCGTTCTGATGGAGCGCTGGGGCGGCGGCGCCGGCGCGGTGGTGCTGGCGCTTGCCATCGGCCTGCTGCTGGGGCTTGCCTGCGGCCTCGTCAACGGGCTTGTCGTTGCGGCGTTGCGCCTGCAGGCGATCGTCGCCACCTTCGCGACCAGCATCTTCTTTACCGGCCTGGCGCTCTACATCCTGCCGGTTGCCGGCACCCCGGCGCCGACCATCTTCTGGCGCACCTATGGCGGCCGGCTCTTCGGGCTGCCCTTGGTCTTCTATATCCTGGCCGGACTGCTCGTTCTCCTCGCGGTACTTGGCCGCACGCGCCTCACCACGCAATTGCTCGCCGTCGGCGACGACCAGCAGGCGGCCTATCAAACCGGGCTGCCGGTGGTGGCGATCAGGATTCGCGGCTACCTGCTCTGCGGCCTGTTCTCGGCGCTTGCCGCCTTCTGCATCACCGGAGACACGGCGAGCGGCGATCCGCTGGTCGGCGGCAAGATGACGCTCTTCAGCGTCGCCGCGGTGGTACTCGGCGGCAGCGCGCTCTCGGGCGGCTGGGGAACAGTGGTCGGCTCGCTTCTCGGCGCGCTGACGATCGGGCTGATCAGTTCGGTGGTCTTCTTCATGGGCACGCCTTCGGAGTGGCAGAATTTCGTCCAGGGCCTCGCAATTCTTATCGTGCTGATGGCCGGCGTACTTGCCGGCCGGAGGGCGCGTCCATGA
- a CDS encoding ABC transporter substrate-binding protein, whose product MTKFIALALGTVASIVISASAVNAETFKIGLSNGWVGSEWRTQMIDEAKAAAAKWKDKGVDVEVSVQSANVDVPGQIAHIRNFIAEGVNAIIVNPNSPTAFDPIFAQAKEAGILVIATDAEVSSPDAVYVGIDQTAWGAAGARWLAETLDGKGKVVAINGVAGHPANEMRVAGYKQVLKDFPDIQIVNEVNANWDQAQGQQAMQNILATYPDINGVVVQDGMAAGAWKSITDAGKKDQIAATGEIRKDFIDLWIKEKLNSGATVNPPGVMASALNVAVLMLQGKELKEPAKAGQYGNALYLPIPFIDSKNVEEAAKQLDGKPGYYSYTSSLSIEEAEALFK is encoded by the coding sequence ATGACGAAATTCATTGCTCTTGCGCTTGGCACGGTCGCGTCCATCGTTATCTCGGCCTCGGCGGTCAACGCGGAAACATTCAAGATAGGCCTTTCGAACGGCTGGGTCGGCAGCGAGTGGCGCACCCAGATGATCGACGAGGCGAAGGCCGCCGCGGCGAAATGGAAGGACAAGGGCGTCGACGTCGAGGTTTCCGTCCAGAGCGCCAATGTCGACGTGCCCGGGCAGATCGCCCATATCCGCAACTTCATCGCGGAAGGCGTCAACGCCATCATCGTCAATCCGAACAGCCCGACGGCCTTCGACCCGATCTTCGCGCAGGCGAAGGAGGCGGGCATCCTGGTGATCGCGACGGACGCGGAAGTCTCCTCGCCCGATGCGGTCTATGTCGGGATCGACCAGACCGCTTGGGGTGCTGCGGGCGCCAGGTGGCTCGCCGAGACGCTCGACGGCAAGGGCAAGGTGGTGGCGATCAACGGCGTTGCCGGGCATCCGGCAAACGAGATGCGGGTCGCCGGCTACAAGCAGGTCCTCAAGGATTTCCCGGATATCCAGATCGTCAATGAAGTGAACGCCAATTGGGATCAGGCCCAGGGACAGCAGGCGATGCAGAACATTCTCGCCACCTATCCCGACATCAACGGCGTGGTCGTGCAGGACGGCATGGCGGCCGGCGCCTGGAAGTCGATCACGGATGCCGGCAAGAAGGACCAGATCGCCGCGACCGGCGAGATCCGAAAGGACTTCATCGACCTCTGGATCAAGGAGAAGCTGAATTCCGGTGCGACCGTGAACCCGCCCGGCGTGATGGCGAGCGCGCTCAACGTCGCCGTGCTGATGCTGCAGGGCAAGGAGCTGAAGGAGCCGGCCAAGGCGGGCCAATACGGCAACGCGCTCTATCTGCCGATCCCGTTCATCGACTCGAAGAACGTCGAAGAGGCGGCAAAGCAGCTCGATGGGAAGCCCGGCTACTATTCCTATACGAGCTCGCTGTCGATCGAAGAGGCGGAAGCGCTCTTCAAGTAA
- a CDS encoding ABC transporter permease has product MTSVISFLRQPIVVALVLIVLLLYLGELLSPGFASGAQILRLLIVASLLGIVAAGQNVVILGGREGIDLSVGGVVSLSAIIAGNVMNGADGGIVPAIVACLAAGAFFGLLNGLGITLLRIPPLVMTLGMLGVLQGLLVVIRMGIPSGQAAPALSRFVTQPLFFGVPGIIWLWVAFGILMAFMLNRTVFGHRIYAVGSNEHAAYMAGVPVKLMRIALFMISGMFAAIAGLCLLGYSGSSFANVGEQYTLTSIIAVVFGGTSLAGGKGGYTGTMAGAFLLVILQGILTTVNIDESGRQMVFGATLLLLMMFYGRGRAMRA; this is encoded by the coding sequence ATGACCAGCGTAATCTCTTTCCTTCGCCAGCCGATCGTCGTCGCGCTCGTCCTGATCGTTCTCCTCCTCTATCTCGGCGAACTGCTCTCTCCCGGCTTTGCCAGTGGTGCGCAAATCCTCAGGCTCCTGATCGTCGCCTCGCTGCTGGGCATCGTCGCGGCCGGGCAGAACGTCGTGATCCTCGGCGGGCGAGAGGGCATCGATCTCTCAGTCGGCGGTGTCGTCTCGCTGTCGGCGATCATTGCCGGCAATGTCATGAATGGTGCCGATGGCGGTATTGTGCCGGCTATCGTCGCCTGCCTCGCGGCCGGTGCCTTCTTCGGCCTCCTGAACGGCCTCGGCATCACGCTGCTGCGTATCCCGCCGCTGGTGATGACGCTCGGCATGCTCGGCGTGCTGCAGGGCCTTCTCGTCGTCATCCGCATGGGCATTCCCTCCGGCCAGGCTGCGCCGGCCCTGTCGCGTTTCGTCACCCAGCCGCTTTTCTTCGGCGTGCCCGGAATCATCTGGCTGTGGGTCGCGTTCGGCATCCTCATGGCCTTCATGCTCAACCGCACCGTTTTCGGCCACCGCATCTATGCGGTCGGCTCGAACGAGCACGCCGCCTATATGGCGGGCGTTCCGGTCAAGCTTATGCGCATCGCGCTCTTCATGATCTCCGGCATGTTCGCGGCCATCGCTGGCCTCTGCTTGCTCGGCTATTCAGGCTCGTCCTTCGCCAATGTCGGCGAGCAATACACGCTGACTTCGATCATCGCGGTCGTCTTCGGCGGCACGTCGCTCGCCGGCGGCAAGGGCGGCTACACCGGCACCATGGCCGGCGCCTTCCTGCTCGTCATCCTGCAGGGGATCCTCACCACCGTAAACATCGACGAATCCGGCCGGCAGATGGTGTTCGGGGCGACCTTGCTGCTCCTTATGATGTTCTATGGGCGGGGTCGGGCGATGCGCGCATGA